The DNA sequence AAAAAAAATAATATTACTCCTAAGACAATTGTTAAGAAGATTCAAAATATTTTAGAAAAAGAGCTTAGCAACAAAAAGATTAGCTATGATTTTGAAAAAATTATTTCAGATGATAAATTGCCTAAAAAAAAGCTTATTAATAAGCTTAAATTTGAGCTAGAAGAAGCTGTTAATGAGGAAAGGTTTGAAGATGCAATCGTTTTAAGAGATAAAATAAAAGAGCTTGGTAGCAAAGTTATTTCGGGGCGTAGTAAGTAAAAGAGAGGTTAATCTTTGGAAAAAAAATTGGAAAAAAAAATTATCGTAAGGGGAGCAAAAGAACATAATTTGAAAAATATTGATGCTGATATTCCAAAAGATAGTTTAGTTGTAATATCTGGCAAGAGCGGTTCTGGTAAATCTTCGCTGGCTTTTGATACTATTTTTGCAGAGGGGCAAAGAAGGTATATGGAATCTGTTTCAGCTTATGCTAGGCAGTTTTTGGGCGTAATGAAAAAACCTAATGTTGATTATATAGACGGCCTTTCTCCTTCTATAGCTATTGAGCAAAGAACAATAAGTAATAATCCTCGTTCTACTGTTGGAACAATTACTGAGATTTATGATTATTATAGACTAATATTTGCTAAAATAGGTAAAGCTTACTGTCCAAATGATGGCAGGTTAATAGAAGAACAATCTTTGGATAAAATAGTTAATACTATTTTAAGTTATTCTGAGGAGTCTAAGGTTGTACTTTTTGCGCCAATTGTAAAGGGCTCTAAAGGTTCGCATAAAAAAGTTTTAGAAAAGATATTAAATCAAGGTTTCAATAGAGTCAGAATAAATTCTGAAGATTATTTAATAGAAGATGCGCTTAATTTGAATTTGCATAAAAATAAAAAACATACCATTGAAATCATAGTTGATAGAATCAAACTTAGCAATAATGTTCGGATTAGGCTTGCAGAATCTATTGAGACTGCTCTTTCTGTTTCTAATGGATATTTGCGAGCGGAGATTGAGAATGGTTTGGAAAAAATAGATAGACTCTTTACAGAGCATAATAGTTGTCCTTTGTGTGGATTTTCACTTCCTTTGATAGAGCCCAGGCTTTTTTCATTTAATAGTCCATTTGGTGCTTGCAGCGAGTGTTCTGGGCTTGGAGTTACGCTCGAGTTTGATTTTGAGAGTATCTGTCCTGATACCAGCCTTTCTTTTAATGATGATGCTTTTATTACGTTTAAGACAAGTTCGTCTTGGTCAGTAGCTATTTTTAAAGGACTTGCTAAGCATTATAATTTTGAATTAAATACTCCTGTAAAAGACATTCCGGACAAAGTTCTTAAACAGATTTTATACGGTTCAAATGAAAACATAGATTTTATTTATCAGTCCAAAGAAATGGAAGCAAAGGAGTTGGATGGAGGGTTTCATTATTCTAAAAAATTTGAAGGTCTTTTACCTCTTTTAAAAAGACGATATCTTGCAACAGAATCAGAGAGTACTAAAATGTTTTACGAAAATTTGATGTCTAAAAAAATTTGTAATTCATGTAAGGGGAAGCGCTTAAGCGTTGGCGCTTTAACTGTAAAAATCAATGGAAGAGATATTCAAGATCTTAGCAATTTATCTGTATTTGATTCTTATGTTTTTTTTGAAAACTTACAGCTTGATGTGGTGGATGAAAAAATATCTAAAGAAATTTTAAAGGAGATTAAAAGTAGGCTTAAATTTTTAATTGATGTTGGTCTTTCTTATTTATATTTAAATAGAATATCGGGTAGTCTTTCTGGGGGTGAGACTCAGCGCATTAGGCTTGCTACTCAAATAGGATCAGCGCTTTCAGGTGTTATTTACGTTCTTGATGAGCCAAGTATTGGTCTTCATCAAAAAGATAACGAGAAATTAATTTCTACTCTTGTTAATCTTAAAAATCTTGGCAATACGGTAATTGTTGTTGAGCATGATGAGCAAACTTTGCGTACTGCAGACTATATTATTGATATGGGCCCTGGTGCTGGAATTCTTGGAGGAGAAATAGTTGCAAAGGGAACTTTAACTGATATTTTAAATAGTAAGAGTAGTTTGACTGGTCAATATTTGAGCGGTAAGTTTAAGATAAATGTTCCAAGTTCTAGAAGAAAGGCAGATAAGGGAGAAATCTTGCTTTTAGGTGCTAATAAAAATAATCTTAAGAATATTAATGTAAGCATTCCTTTGGGAGTTTTTACTGTAATAACAGGTGTTTCTGGTAGTGGAAAAAGTACTTTACTTAACGAGGTCTTATATCCAGCTCTTGATAACAGATTGAAGCTTAATGTAAATTATTGTGACGGTTTTAAAGATATTGTTGGATACGAAAAAATCGACAAAATTATTCAAATAAATCAAAAGCCAATAGGCAGAACTTCAAGATCAAATCCGGCAACTTATGTTGGATTTTTCACAGAAATTAGAGAACTTTTTGCTAGGCTTCCGGATGCAAAGTCAAGAGGTTTTAAAGCCGGTAGGTTTTCTTTTAATGTTAAAGGTGGAAGGTGCGAGAAATGTCAGGGGGACGGATATCTTAATATTCAAATGCATTTTTTACCAGATGTCTTTATTCCTTGTGATTTGTGTAAGGGTAAAAAATTTAATGAAGAGACTTTAGAAGTTAGGTACAAAGGGAAAAATATACATGATGTTTTAGAGATGAGTGTGTTTGAAGCTAAAAATTTTTTTGAGAATGTTCCAAAAATTAATCATTATTTAACATTTTTAATTGAAGTTGGTCTTGAATATATTAAGTTAGGGCAATCTGCAACAACTTTATCGGGAGGAGAAGCCCAACGTATTAAATTAGCTTTTGAGTTAAGTAAAAAGAGTACAGGTAAGACCTTTTATATTATTGATGAACCAACAACCGGATTACATTTTGATGATATAAAGAAGTTGTTAGAAGTTTTGCAACGCTTAGTTTCTAATGGTAATACAGTTGTACTCATAGAGCATAATTTGGATGTAATTAAACAGGCAGACTATATAATAGATTTGGGTCCTGATGGTGGATTGGCAGGGGGGAATATTGTTGTTTCTGGTATTCCTGAAGAGGTTGCAAAATGCGAGAATTCCTATACAGGAATGTTTTTAAAAAATCTTTTGTAATATTGTTTATTTTTTTAACAGTTTCTAATGTAATTTTTGCTCAGACTGTAAATGATGAAAATTATAAAAAAAGAAGAGATAAATTAACTTTAAGTCAAAAATCTTATTTAAGAGAACTTGAGCTTTCAACTGATGAAGATTTGAAAAAATGGGCTTTAAAAGAAGGCTTAAAAGAAACAGATGTTTCAAAAATACGAGAATTGCTTTTAAAAAAGTTTGGAATAGATCCTGAGCTTTTTATCAAAGGAAAAGGACTTGCTGGATCTGGTAGATATAAAATAATAATTGAGACTACAGACAATCTTGAGAATTTTACTTATGAACTTACTAAGGATGAAAATATTGTTTTTGAAGGAAGAGTTAATATCTTGGTTGAAGATATTAAAGAGAATAAGAAACATAATATTAAAGGTGATAGGATAGTACTTAATAAGAACTCAAAAAAACTTTATTCTATTGGAAATGTCGAATATATTCTTGATATGGACTCTAATGAAAAGCTTTATTTTTATGGTAATGAATTTTTTGTTGATTTTGATTCTCAAAATTTTCTATTAAAAGACGGCATTCTTCAAAAAAAAATGCAAAAAAATCAAATAGATCATATTCTTTCGTTTGGAGGAAAGGTTTTAAAAAAAATAGATAATGATGTTACTATTTTGGAACAAGCCTTTGCAACAACTAGTAAAATTCCAGAGCCTTACTATTCTATTAAAGCTTCTAAAATATGGGTATTGCCTTCAGGAGATTTTGGATTTTTAAATGCTATATTTTATATGGGAAAAGTTCCGGTGTTTTATATTCCTTTTTTTTTCAGACCGGGAGATAGTTTGTTTTTTAATCCATCTTTAGGTTTAAATCCACGAAAAGGTTTTTCTATTTTTAATACTATTTATCTTCTTGGCAAGAAATCTTCTAGCGAAGATTCTTCTTTTTTAGATTTTGATTTCAATTCTGTTTATAATTCAAGTAAAAAACCTTATATAAGAAATGGATATTTAACTTATTTTTTTGCAGAAAATTCATCATCCAATGTAGATAAAGATTATGTTAAATTAATTTTTGATATCTATGCTAATTTAGGATTTTATTCCGGAATTGATTTTGATTTGGGAAATACTTTAGTATATTTTAAAACTTTTGAAGGAAATTTTGGGCTAGGCTTTACTAGAAATGTTTATAGTTACGGTGGTGGATATTATCCTTTTGATAATAGAACTTTAAAACAATCTCTTTTTAATTTTTCCAATCTTAACAAAGGAGACATATTTGGATTTGAAGTTCCTTTTAGATATTTATTTAAATTAAAAACAGAATTTCTTTTAAGTGATGCACTTTTTTCAGTTCTTTTAGAGCACTATTCTGATCCATATGTTAATATTGATTTTAGAGATAGGATAGAAGGTTCTACATTTTTTTCTCTTTTAAATTTAGATAAAGATTCAGTTAAAGAGCAAACTAGCATTAACACTTTTGATTGGAATTTGTCTTCTTTTTATAGTCGAACATTTGATGATAATTCAATTTTAGATTACAAGTTAAATAATTTAGGTTTAAGTTTTAAATTATCAGGTTACGAGAATCTTTATGTTAAATCTCCTTTGGAGAAACCAAAGGAGATAAATGATCCCACAAGAAAATGGTTTTATTTGGAGAGAATTTATTTTCCATATATTGATTTAAATTTTCAGAAAGATCTTTACAATAATAAATGGATATTCTCCTCAAATAATGCTAAAGAAATGATAATGCGTCCAGAAATTAAAAACATCAAAGAAAAAGATAAAAATATTGTTAAAGGAGAAGATACCGAAAAAATAAAAGATTTAAGCAAGAATTTATACATTTCCCCAGAACCAATTGTTTCAAATGAGACTAATCAATTCGATTCTTTTTTTGTTAGGTTTGGCATTAATCCTTATTTAAGAAATAATGTCTTTTTCAATAATTATGGAATAACAAGTCCAAAAGACTTTAATTATGAGATAAAAAATTATTTATTTGATATAAAAAACAAAACGGATATAAAAATCCATGCTGATTTTTATAATCGTTTAATTACTTTTGAAAATTTGTTATATCTTAATACTATTGAGTACAATCCTTTAAATAAAGATTTTAAACTTGAAGAGAAAGATAAAAAAAGTGAACATTCTATTATTAATCAAATAAATTTAAACTTGCTTCCTTTTATTAGGTATCCCTTATTCTCTAGAAGTGTTTTAAAGTTTGAGAATAAATTTACTTTTTATTCATTTAATAAAAAGTATGATGCTGCTGCAAAATCTTTGGTTAATAAGAATAGTAGTATTTTTTTATCTGATCCAGAAACTTTTTATCAAAGTTTAACAGCTTCTTTAATTTATGATTATAATTATTTTAATGCTGAGCTTTCAGGTGAATTGAAAAATAGTTTTGAAGATATTAAAGCTTCTTCTGAACTTAAAATTTCCTTAGATTTTCCTTATTTGTTACAAGAAGCTGGAATTGGGATTAAATATTCTAAAAAGTTTAAAGAAGATGTTTTGAAAAACCCTGGAATTTCTGTTGTTCAGCCTTTTTTAAATCCTTTGGAGCCCCAAAAACCATCATCACCTTATAAAAATTTAGAAATGGCTCCTGCTTTGTATTATAAAATTGAGCCGAGATATTTGGATTATTTTAAATTTAGGTTTTTAGCTGCCTATGATCCTTTAATAAACAGAGTTTCTGAACTTTCATTTAAACTTAATGTTTTCGATTTTCAGTTTTTGTTTGTAATGAAAGATGATTTTGAATATAATTATGACCCTTTAAAAGGAGATTTTTCTAAGATTGGAATTACAACTAAACTTGTTCCGTATTCTTTCGATTCTAGTTACAAAAAGGATTTGTATGTTTTAAATTTTTTTGATAAAAAACTTTCTTTTTCTTTAGGGATAGATACTGGTTGGAAAATAAATTTGCAAAAATTTACGGATAATGAACTTTGGTCCGCATTAACTTTTAAGGTTAAATATACAGAATTTTTTGAAATCTATTTTTCTACTCGTTCTGTGAATACCAAGACTTTTAAATACTTTAAAGGATATATGGACCAAATTGGCCTTGAGTCTGTCAATGTTTTTACTGATTTATTGAAATCTTTTAATTTTTTTAATTCTCAAGACAGAAAAGATTCACTTTTTAAAATTAAAAAATTTTCATCAGGTTTTAAATTCAATTTTTATGATTGGAAATTTGTTGGTGAATATAATTTAGAACCAGATCTGTTAAGAGGGTCTGACGGGATTTATTCTCCTATTTGGAGAAATAATTTTACAATTTATATTTCTTGGAATTTTTTTGCTCCAGTAAAAGCATCGTTTGAAAATAACAAAGATACAAACTATGAGCTTATCATTAATAGAAAAACAAAAAAATAAGAAGGTTTTCATTTATTAACAATATTATTTTTTTATAGTTTTTGTTATTAAAATATTTATTGTTTTTTTTGTATCAATTCCTACTTTTGTTATGTTGAGTTTTAAAATAGATGGATATTTAATAGAAGAGATTAAAATATTGCTATTTTTGTTTTTGGAAAAGATTTCTAGTGGATATGCGTTAAATTTAAATGAAGTTTTAGGGCCAATGAAAAACTCTCTATATTTATTTTTATAGGTTTCTTTATTGTTTATTGCAAGATCTTCTTTTTTAAAGACAATTTTATTGTTGTTAAGACTAGTGTTTTGCCAATCTATTTTTACTATATCTAAACTATTGTTTGTAATTTGAATATGGATAAATTCGTTTGTTGCTTTAATTGTGTCTATGTTGATGTATTTAGAGGAAGACTCTAAAACTTTAAAATTAATTTCATAATTATGAGTTGTTTTCACTGTTGAACAACAAGAAAAACAGCTTATTGAAATTAAAAATATTGTTTTTATGGATTTTTTGGCAATATCTTTACTTAAGCTTGTGAAAGCCCAGGTCTGCAATATTTTCATTTCCTGGAACAAAAGAAATTTTTCCACCTTGTTCTTCAAATTTTTTTCTTAGTATAACTGCCTTTTTGATCAAATTAATAGTAGTTTCTTTTAATTTTTTATTATTATAGATTCCTTTTGACCAATAGTCAATTATTAATTTACTGTCACCAAATACGGTTGTTATATTCTCTTTTAATGCTATTTTTAGCGCTGTATATAGGGCAAGCAGTTCTCCGAAGTTATTGCTAATTCCTTGAAAATTTTTGATATAATGATTGCCATATTCATTAATTAAAGCTTTATCTAGGATTTTATCCAATATTGAAATTCCTTTTTCGTTTACAACCCTAATCTCTACGCCTTTTCCTCTTCCTGTTCCAGAATCAAAATATATTCCAATTGGTGGGTGATGGCAAATTTTATTTTCATTGTTGAATAGCCAATTTTGAGCTTGTTCTAATGTTTTAAAGCTTTTTATTTTATTGTTTTTTCCTTTGATAATAGTTTTGCATTCTTCCCAGGATTTGAAAATAATTTTTTCATTACTATTGATTAAAATGCATGCATAATATTTGCTCATAAGGTAGTATCAGCTTCCTGAACACCAGAAGTTTGTTATGTTGCAAGCTCTTCCAAAGATTTTTTCTTTCGATTTTTTTGATTCTATTACATCTACTATTTCTTTGTTATAGCCAATGAATTTTTCTTTTAAGGTTGGTTTAATAAGCCTTTTAGGCAGCATGCTTGGGAGTATTCCCGTAATTGTGTAAGACATGTAAAAATTGTAAGCGGCTGCATTTATTTCTCCAGGAGTAATTATTCCCGAAATTTCGTAGTTTCTTGATACATTAAGTCCTGCTATTTTATATATCCTATCAACTACTAAAGAACAATAGGTTTTGTTATGAATTTCTTCAAGATTAAATGAATCTGTCCATAAATTAGAAGATATTAATGGAATCATGTATCCAAAGTTATTGTCAATGTATCTGCTTCTTCCAAAATTAATAGCTTTTTGAATTGTTCTTTTATCTGTTATTGGTGAGAATATTTTTAATATTCTTGATTGTACATATGTTGAAAGCTTTTCATATCCCGATCCTTGAGTTGATGCTGTATCGAATTTGATTTGATTACTTGTAATTATTGATTTTATATCAAAGCTATCATTTCCGTTGAATGCAATTTTTTTAGTAGCTTCATATTTTTCTTCATCAAATATTCCTACATGTTGCCAAAAATAAAAAAACTCTGTCCAATCTATTTTGGGTTTTATTAGTATTATGTCGCCATTTGATAAAAGCGATCTTAATTTTTCAGGTGTTATTTCAATGCCTGTATTTGGGTCTATTATTTTAGGAATTAGATCATATTGATTGTTATTATAGTCAACAGTTGACCTTCTTACTCTTTTAGCTGTTTTAGGTTGTTTTGAATAATACAATTCATTATGAAGGTCTGCAAATCTTTGTTTTTCAATTATTATTTTTATTATACTGTTTTCAACTTTTAAAAAATTCATAAATTGTTCAAAATATTTTTTGTCTTTTATTTTTAATAATTGATTTGCTATTATATGGGGCGCAACATATTCTTCTCCGTTTATTATTTCTTTTGTTATTGAGTTTATAT is a window from the Borreliella chilensis genome containing:
- a CDS encoding excinuclease ABC subunit A; translated protein: MEKKLEKKIIVRGAKEHNLKNIDADIPKDSLVVISGKSGSGKSSLAFDTIFAEGQRRYMESVSAYARQFLGVMKKPNVDYIDGLSPSIAIEQRTISNNPRSTVGTITEIYDYYRLIFAKIGKAYCPNDGRLIEEQSLDKIVNTILSYSEESKVVLFAPIVKGSKGSHKKVLEKILNQGFNRVRINSEDYLIEDALNLNLHKNKKHTIEIIVDRIKLSNNVRIRLAESIETALSVSNGYLRAEIENGLEKIDRLFTEHNSCPLCGFSLPLIEPRLFSFNSPFGACSECSGLGVTLEFDFESICPDTSLSFNDDAFITFKTSSSWSVAIFKGLAKHYNFELNTPVKDIPDKVLKQILYGSNENIDFIYQSKEMEAKELDGGFHYSKKFEGLLPLLKRRYLATESESTKMFYENLMSKKICNSCKGKRLSVGALTVKINGRDIQDLSNLSVFDSYVFFENLQLDVVDEKISKEILKEIKSRLKFLIDVGLSYLYLNRISGSLSGGETQRIRLATQIGSALSGVIYVLDEPSIGLHQKDNEKLISTLVNLKNLGNTVIVVEHDEQTLRTADYIIDMGPGAGILGGEIVAKGTLTDILNSKSSLTGQYLSGKFKINVPSSRRKADKGEILLLGANKNNLKNINVSIPLGVFTVITGVSGSGKSTLLNEVLYPALDNRLKLNVNYCDGFKDIVGYEKIDKIIQINQKPIGRTSRSNPATYVGFFTEIRELFARLPDAKSRGFKAGRFSFNVKGGRCEKCQGDGYLNIQMHFLPDVFIPCDLCKGKKFNEETLEVRYKGKNIHDVLEMSVFEAKNFFENVPKINHYLTFLIEVGLEYIKLGQSATTLSGGEAQRIKLAFELSKKSTGKTFYIIDEPTTGLHFDDIKKLLEVLQRLVSNGNTVVLIEHNLDVIKQADYIIDLGPDGGLAGGNIVVSGIPEEVAKCENSYTGMFLKNLL
- a CDS encoding membrane protein codes for the protein MREFLYRNVFKKSFVILFIFLTVSNVIFAQTVNDENYKKRRDKLTLSQKSYLRELELSTDEDLKKWALKEGLKETDVSKIRELLLKKFGIDPELFIKGKGLAGSGRYKIIIETTDNLENFTYELTKDENIVFEGRVNILVEDIKENKKHNIKGDRIVLNKNSKKLYSIGNVEYILDMDSNEKLYFYGNEFFVDFDSQNFLLKDGILQKKMQKNQIDHILSFGGKVLKKIDNDVTILEQAFATTSKIPEPYYSIKASKIWVLPSGDFGFLNAIFYMGKVPVFYIPFFFRPGDSLFFNPSLGLNPRKGFSIFNTIYLLGKKSSSEDSSFLDFDFNSVYNSSKKPYIRNGYLTYFFAENSSSNVDKDYVKLIFDIYANLGFYSGIDFDLGNTLVYFKTFEGNFGLGFTRNVYSYGGGYYPFDNRTLKQSLFNFSNLNKGDIFGFEVPFRYLFKLKTEFLLSDALFSVLLEHYSDPYVNIDFRDRIEGSTFFSLLNLDKDSVKEQTSINTFDWNLSSFYSRTFDDNSILDYKLNNLGLSFKLSGYENLYVKSPLEKPKEINDPTRKWFYLERIYFPYIDLNFQKDLYNNKWIFSSNNAKEMIMRPEIKNIKEKDKNIVKGEDTEKIKDLSKNLYISPEPIVSNETNQFDSFFVRFGINPYLRNNVFFNNYGITSPKDFNYEIKNYLFDIKNKTDIKIHADFYNRLITFENLLYLNTIEYNPLNKDFKLEEKDKKSEHSIINQINLNLLPFIRYPLFSRSVLKFENKFTFYSFNKKYDAAAKSLVNKNSSIFLSDPETFYQSLTASLIYDYNYFNAELSGELKNSFEDIKASSELKISLDFPYLLQEAGIGIKYSKKFKEDVLKNPGISVVQPFLNPLEPQKPSSPYKNLEMAPALYYKIEPRYLDYFKFRFLAAYDPLINRVSELSFKLNVFDFQFLFVMKDDFEYNYDPLKGDFSKIGITTKLVPYSFDSSYKKDLYVLNFFDKKLSFSLGIDTGWKINLQKFTDNELWSALTFKVKYTEFFEIYFSTRSVNTKTFKYFKGYMDQIGLESVNVFTDLLKSFNFFNSQDRKDSLFKIKKFSSGFKFNFYDWKFVGEYNLEPDLLRGSDGIYSPIWRNNFTIYISWNFFAPVKASFENNKDTNYELIINRKTKK
- a CDS encoding ribonuclease HI; the encoded protein is MSKYYACILINSNEKIIFKSWEECKTIIKGKNNKIKSFKTLEQAQNWLFNNENKICHHPPIGIYFDSGTGRGKGVEIRVVNEKGISILDKILDKALINEYGNHYIKNFQGISNNFGELLALYTALKIALKENITTVFGDSKLIIDYWSKGIYNNKKLKETTINLIKKAVILRKKFEEQGGKISFVPGNENIADLGFHKLK
- a CDS encoding lipoprotein, producing MKKINKLISILTTYISMLSCSLINDNNTTNLNTSEILLTQKIPLEGSLLKNPSNIEYRIPIANIQEILNNNDNYFLIKQTAAKIKISPQKLEEIKNYLNAYKNYLNSESEWTKFIDQSNINGNLIIKIDTAFEKKTNFNHTNSDNEKLTELIELQMHLEKEILNLIEQTFHNKNLGYIQLSYINSFFPQENINSITKEIINGEEYVAPHIIANQLLKIKDKKYFEQFMNFLKVENSIIKIIIEKQRFADLHNELYYSKQPKTAKRVRRSTVDYNNNQYDLIPKIIDPNTGIEITPEKLRSLLSNGDIILIKPKIDWTEFFYFWQHVGIFDEEKYEATKKIAFNGNDSFDIKSIITSNQIKFDTASTQGSGYEKLSTYVQSRILKIFSPITDKRTIQKAINFGRSRYIDNNFGYMIPLISSNLWTDSFNLEEIHNKTYCSLVVDRIYKIAGLNVSRNYEISGIITPGEINAAAYNFYMSYTITGILPSMLPKRLIKPTLKEKFIGYNKEIVDVIESKKSKEKIFGRACNITNFWCSGS